The sequence below is a genomic window from Denitratisoma sp. DHT3.
ATTGGTTTGGTGAAATAATCAGGGCTTACGGGGCGTCGTTCCATGCACAAACAAATATCCGTCCTCCTGCTCTGCCTGCTCCCACTGGCATCCTGCACCGAAACGCGCGTGCCCAATCCCGCACCCGTATTGACCCCCGGCGACGGAGGCAAATTCGGGCACTGGACCATGGATTCGGCTCTGGGCCCGGTCTTTAACTACACCCGGCCTGAGGGTGTGACCTACACCACCAGCTACGGTACCTCCGACCTGCACATGCACCTGATCGGCAACCAGAGCCTGAATGCCTTTGTCCGTCCAGAGGGCGGCGCCGACATCATCATCCGCGACCCGGGCCTGCTGTGGCTGACCCGCGACCCCATCCGCCAGGCCCATCTGGCGGACGGCGCTGCGGTCGTACTGCCCGATGGCCAGCTGCTGCCCCAGCGCCCAGCGGATCACCTGCGGCTCTGTGGCATCTACGCTGATGCGGCTGTGCTCGAGCGCCGCTACGACGGGCGCCAGCCGTGCGATCTGCTCGGTGGCACTGACGGGCGCGGCATCGGGGTTACTGCTGGCCGGGCCCAGGTCCACATAGTGGGCGCCCTGCCCCAGCAGCTCGCGGGCGTGCTGCAGCGCGCGCTGCGGGTCGAGGTAGTGCCCCCCGTCCGAGAAGGAGTCCGTGGTCAGATTGACGATGCCGATGATCGCGGTCACAGGCTCAGTATGCCAGATTGGATATCGGGCGTGTAGCGTAGGGGCAAGGCATGCCTTGCCCCTACGCTACACTCACGCACGCATGGCAACGAGATTGGTTTGGTGAAATAATCAGGGCTTACGGGGCGTCGTTCCATGCACAAACAAATATCCGTCCTCCTGCTCTGCCTGCTCCCACTGGCATCCTGCACCGAAACGCGCGTGCCCAATCCCGCACCCGTATTGACCCCCGGCGACGGAGGCAAATTCGGGCACTGGACCATGGATTCGGCTCTGGGCCCGGTCTTTAACTACACCCGGCCTGAGGGTGTGACCTACACCACCAGCTACGGTACCTCCGACCTGCACATGCACCTGATCGGCAACCAGAGCCTGAATGCCTTTGTCCGTCCAGAGGGCGGCGCCGACATCATCATCCGCGACCCGGGCCTGCTGTGGCTGACCCGCGACCCCATCCGCCAGGCCCATCTGGCGGACGGCGCTGCGGTCGTACTGCCCGATGGCCAGCGCATTGCCATACCCTCCGCAGGGGTGGGTGCCACCTACACCACTGAGGCTGAGTTTGGGCTTGGATTTGTGCGCTTCGCACCTACGCAGGTCCGCAGTGGCTCCGTCGAGCTCGAGATCACACGCACCCTGCACGCACCCGACTCGGATGAGCAGGCACTGGTCGCCACCACCACTCTGCGCAATATGTCGGATGCCAGTGTGACTGTGGAGTTTGAGGAGCGCTGGAGCGCTGCGATGATTCCGATGCTCTATGGCCTGACCAACGAATCAGCCTTCGATGACCGCGCCGAGTTCCGCGATGCGACAGATTTTGCCCGAACTGTGGATGCAACTAGCCAGCAGATCGTACCCGCAGTTGCGCGCGCCCCGCGCACGGCACCCGCCGACCTGGGCTATTACCCACCCCTGATACTGGCAGCCCTCACGACCGGTGGCACACCCGTCGAGACCGCCGGGGACGTGCACTTGCCTACTCCCATGACCCTGCGCTGGCAGCTCACCCTGCAGCCCGGTGCCAGCCAGACAGTTGCCGCCAGCTTCGGCACCACGATCCCTACTGCGCCGGGTGAGCCGGAACAGGCTGCGGCGGCTCTGTACGCCGAGGGCCTGCACCTGCATGGCGCGCAGATTCCGGACTGGCTCAGCCGCGAGCTGCAGTGGCATGCCGGACAGATCCGTCAATCGACGATGTACGATGGCGCCACCGGAAATCAAGTCATCGGCCAGGGCTCGGCCTACCTGTACCTGCATGGACTGGACGGTGCCCAGCGCGACTATATTCACTTCGTGGTGGCGCTGGCGCTGGTGGATCCGGAGTTGGCCAGGGATCTGCTGCGCTACAGCCTGCAGATGGTGGATACCAGCGGCCACCGCTACTACGCCGTCTCCGGCTACGGCATCTACGACGATGCCGTGATCCACACCGAGTCCACCGACCTGGACCTATTTATCCTGCTGGGTGTGAGCTACTACGTATTGGCCACGCGTGATTTTGACTTTCTGGACGAGGCGGTGGCCGTGGACATCGGGCCGCTGCAGAGCGGTACACGCACGGTGCTGGAGCACCTGCGCGTGGCGCTGCGGCACGTGGCGGAGACTACGGGCTTCGGTCCCCATGGGCTGCTGCGGGTGGGTACGGGCGACTGGTCGGACGGTGTAATTTTTCACAGCCAGGATCAGGAAACCGCCCTCAGCTCAGGTGAGAGTGTCTACAATACGGCGATGGGCGCCTATGTGCTGCCCATGGCCGCCGAGGCCGTGGCGGCCGCCGACGCCACCCTGAGTGCTCATATGAGCGCGTGGGCTGTGACTCTGGCGACGGCTACGCAGTCCGCGTGGGACGCGCAGGCCGGCTGGTACCTGCGCGGCTACGGCGGGCCGGATGACCCGCTGGGCGGCACAGATCGCATCTTCCTGGAGCATCAGCCCTGGGCATTGCTGGCCGAGCTGGGCAGTGTGGAGCAGCGCCGCGAACTGATCGACAATATCTGGACCACGCTGGACGAGCCCAGCCCGATCGGTCCACTGCAGATGTACCCACCCACCGAGGAGGCCGCCGCGGTGCTCACGCCCGGCTGGGACGTAAATGGTGGCATCTGGCCGGCGGTGCATATGTGGACTGTGCCGGCCTACGCCACACTGGACCCGGATAAAGCATGGCAGTCCATGCTGCGTGGCACCTACGCAGCGCACGCCCGCGCCTACCCGGACATCTGGTACGGCATCTGGAGTGGCCCGGACAGCTACAACGCGCACTATGCCACCCGCCCAGGTCAGACCTTCGAGCACATTGCCACGGCGATGATTGATTTCCCGATGGCCAACATGAACTCGGACGCGGCACCGCTGTATATGGCTACTACGATGGCGGGCATCCAGCCCACGGCCTCGGGCATTACAGTCGATCCCAAACTGCCCGGAGAGGATTTCAGCTACCGCACACGCTGGATCTCGGTGGCCTATGCGCCCGATCAGATCACGCTGGACTACAGTCAGCGACGCCGCGCTGGCGCTGATCGCCGAAGCCGGCTTCGACCCGGTGTTCGGCGCGCGGCCCTTGAAGCGCGCGATTCAGGAGCGCATCGAGAATCCGCTTTCGCGGCTAATTCTTGACGGCACGCTGGGCGCCAAGGATCGTGTGAAGGTCGAAGCGACGAAGGGGCAGATCAGCTTTGTGAAGGTCTGAGCGCCTGCTGCGTTCGCCGCCCGCAAACGGCGAATCCGGCGGAATGGATCTCGTGCCATTCCCGGCGCCGTGTTGCCAGCGCCGACTTTCGGACAGCATCGCAGGCACCCGAAGGCGGCCGGACATGGTGGCTTGCTTCGATAGCTGTATGCGCATACAGTTTCCCATCCCGATCCCCCGATCAGGATGCGCATGCCCACCCAAGCCGCAAAGCCCTGCCAAGAGGCGACCGTCTATCAACGCCGGCGCCCGGAACGAACGCTGCTCTACCGGCTCGTGCAAACGCATCTCGCCACCTGGCTGGCGCTGCAGGACGACGCTGCGGGCCGCACTGTCCCGGCGCTGAGCGAACGCGAATTCCGCCGCTACCTCGACTGCGGCATCCTCGCCCACGGCTTTGCCCGTGCCCGCTGCGCCGACTGCGGTCACGATTTCATCGTCGCCTACTCCTGCAAGGGTCGTGGCGTCTGCCCCTCTTGCACCACCCGGCGCATGGTCGAAACCGCCGCCCATCTGGTCGATCACGTCTTCCCCGCCCTGCCGGTGCGGCAGTGGGTGCTCTCGCTGCCGAAACGGCTGCGCTACCACCTCGACGACGCCAAACTGCAGAACGCCGTGCTGCACAGCTTTCTGCGCGCCATCGAGCAGGGCTTGCGGCAAAGCCTGCCGGCGGGCGACGGCACGGCACGCATCGGCGCGGTCGTCTTCATCCACCGCTTCGGCGCGCTGATGAACGCTCACCTTCACTTCCATGTCATCGTGATCGATGGGATGTTTTGGGGGAAGGAGGCCGCGAGTCTGCATTTCGAGGAGACGCACCTCAGCGCGGAAGCGCTGGCGCGACTGCAATCGACGCTGCGCAAACGGATCGTCAGTCTTTTCGTTCGGCGCGGCCTGCTCGATTCGGCCGAGGGCGAAGCCCTGCGCCGCTGCGCGCACGGCGGCGGCTTCTCGCTCGACGCTGGCGTGCGCATCGAAGGGGACGACCGGCAAGGGCGGGAGCGCCTGCTGCGCTACTGCGCCCGCCCGGCCTTCGCGCAGGAACGGTTGCGGCAGATCGATGCGGAGCACCTCGTCTATGAGAGCCCCAAGCCGGGACCGGGCGGGCGCGTCAGCCAGATCCTGACGCCCCTCGAACTGCTCGATCGCCTCGCCGCGCTGATCCCGCCGCCCCGGCGCCACCGGCATCGTTACTACGGCGTGCTGGCGCCGAATGCCCCCCTTCGGTCGGCGGTCACGGCACTGGCAGCGGCGCCGAAGCCACCCTCGGTCGAGGCCGATGCCGTGGCGGAGGAAAGTGCGATCCGTCGGGCGGCGCGCTATGCCTGGGCGCTCTTGCTGGCGCGCATCTACGAGGTGTTCCCGCTCACCTGCCCAAAGTGCGGCGGCGCGATGCGGATCATCGCCTTCATCGACGAGGGCGAGGCGATCCGAAAGATCCTCCAGCACCTGGGCGAGCCGATCGAACCGCCCAAGTTGGCCCCGGCGCGCGGCCCGCCGCTGTGGGAGGCGGCGGGACAGGGCCACGCCGATCCGCTTCAGGAGCGCATCGAGAATCCGCTTTCGCGGCTAATTCTTGACGGCACGCTGGGCGCCAAGGATCGTGTGAAGGTCGAAGCGACGAAGGGGCAGATCAGCTTTGTGAAGGTCTGAGCGCCTGCTGCGTTCGCCGCCCGCAAACGGCGAATCCGGCGGAATGGATCTCGTGCCATTCCCGGCGCCGTGTTGCCAGCGCCGACTTTCGGACAGCATCGCAGGCACCCGAAGGCGGCCGGACATGGTGGCTTGCTTCGATAGCTGTATGCGCATACAGTTTCCCATCCCGATCCCCCGATCAGGATGCGCATGCCCACCCAAGCCGCAAAGCCCTGCCAAGAGGCGACCGTCTATCAACGCCGGCGCCCGGAACGAACGCTGCTCTACCGGCTCGTGCAAACGCATCTCGCCACCTGGCTGGCGCTGCAGGACGACGCTGCGGGCCGCACTGTCCCGGCGCTGAGCGAACGCGAATTCCGCCGCTACCTCGACTGCGGCATCCTCGCCCACGGCTTTGCCCGTGCCCGCTGCGCCGACTGCGGTCACGATTTCATCGTCGCCTACTCCTGCAAGGGTCGTGGCGTCTGCCCCTCTTGCACCACCCGGCGCATGGTCGAAACCGCCGCCCATCTGGTCGATCACGTCTTCCCCGCCCTGCCGGTGCGGCAGTGGGTGCTCTCGCTGCCGAAACGGCTGCGCTACCACCTCGACGACGCCAAACTGCAGAACGCCGTGCGGTAATCCCCCCACAGGTTAAGTGACGGCGAAAGTAGAATTTTCTCGTGAGAGGGAGTTCTGCATGAAGAAATCGAAATTCAGTGACAGCCAGATCATGGAAGCGCTCAAACGCGTTGAGGCTGGGCTGTCGGTGCCGGAGTTGTGTCGGGAGCTGGGGATCAGTTCGGCGACGTTCTACAAGTGGCGTGCCAAGTACGGCGGCATGGATGCGCCGATGATCTCGCGGATGAAGGAACTGGAGCTGGAGAACGCCCGGCTCAAGAAGATGTACGCCGAGGAACGTCTCAAAGCCGAGATTCTCAAGGAGGCTATGGCAAAAAAGTGGTGAGGCCATCGCGCCGCCGCGAGATGGCCAAACAAGTCGTTACCGACAGAAAAGTGCCGATCCGAACCGCCTGCGCCATATTCTCGATCAGCGAGACCTGCTACCGGTACGAAGCGAAGCAGGACGCCGAGAATGCACTAATTGAGGATTGGTTGGTCCGGCTGACCACGAACCAGCGCAACTGGGGGTTCGGCTTGTGCTACCTG
It includes:
- a CDS encoding dihydropteroate synthase, which gives rise to MTAIIGIVNLTTDSFSDGGHYLDPQRALQHARELLGQGAHYVDLGPASSNPDAAPVSATEQIARLAPVVAALEHSRISVDATEPQVIRWALGQQLAIGQYDRSAVRQMGLADGVAGQPQQARVADDDVGAALWTDKGIQALVADQVHVQVGGTVAGGVGHTLRPGVVKDRAQSRIHGPVPEFASVAGGQYGCGIGHARFGAGCQWEQAEQEDGYLFVHGTTPRKP
- a CDS encoding transposase → MPTQAAKPCQEATVYQRRRPERTLLYRLVQTHLATWLALQDDAAGRTVPALSEREFRRYLDCGILAHGFARARCADCGHDFIVAYSCKGRGVCPSCTTRRMVETAAHLVDHVFPALPVRQWVLSLPKRLRYHLDDAKLQNAVLHSFLRAIEQGLRQSLPAGDGTARIGAVVFIHRFGALMNAHLHFHVIVIDGMFWGKEAASLHFEETHLSAEALARLQSTLRKRIVSLFVRRGLLDSAEGEALRRCAHGGGFSLDAGVRIEGDDRQGRERLLRYCARPAFAQERLRQIDAEHLVYESPKPGPGGRVSQILTPLELLDRLAALIPPPRRHRHRYYGVLAPNAPLRSAVTALAAAPKPPSVEADAVAEESAIRRAARYAWALLLARIYEVFPLTCPKCGGAMRIIAFIDEGEAIRKILQHLGEPIEPPKLAPARGPPLWEAAGQGHADPLQERIENPLSRLILDGTLGAKDRVKVEATKGQISFVKV